The following coding sequences lie in one Candidatus Kinetoplastibacterium sorsogonicusi genomic window:
- the nuoK gene encoding NADH-quinone oxidoreductase subunit NuoK, which translates to MMLFNYLVVSLLLFVIGIVGVLLNRKNLIVLLMSIEIILLSINTNLISFSSYHNDIDGQVFVFFVLTVAAAEMAIGLAMLILIFRNYNDIDFNQINHLKG; encoded by the coding sequence GTAAGCCTTTTACTATTTGTTATTGGGATAGTAGGAGTTCTTTTAAATCGTAAAAATTTAATCGTGCTTCTTATGTCTATAGAAATAATTTTGTTATCTATTAATACAAATTTAATATCATTTTCTTCTTATCATAATGATATTGATGGACAGGTATTTGTATTTTTTGTTTTGACAGTTGCAGCAGCAGAAATGGCTATAGGCTTAGCTATGCTAATACTAATTTTTAGAAATTATAATGATATTGATTTTAATCAAATAAATCATCTTAAAGGATAA